Proteins encoded together in one Anguilla anguilla isolate fAngAng1 chromosome 9, fAngAng1.pri, whole genome shotgun sequence window:
- the hspb1 gene encoding heat shock protein beta-1: MERRVPFTFLRTPSWDPFRDWLQGSRLFDQSFGMPAVPEEWYNWPGAQWPGYMRTAAPLVEAAAAAGAGGPLMGPPPSPYARALSRQLSSGVSEIKQTPEQWKVSLDVNHFSPEELVVKTKDGMVEITGKHEERKDEHGFVSRCFTRKYTLPPGTDAEKVSSSLSPEGVLTVEVPLPKPAIQSAEVTIPVTKAVSEAKK; the protein is encoded by the exons ATGGAGCGACGTGTTCCCTTCACCTTCCTGCGCACCCCCAGCTGGGACCCCTTCCGGGACTGGCTCCAGGGCAGCCGGCTCTTCGACCAGTCCTTCGGCATGCCCGCCGTTCCGGAGGAGTGGTACAACTGGCCGGGCGCCCAGTGGCCCGGGTACATGCGCACGGCCGCCCCCCTGGTAGAGGCGGCCGCGGCAGCGGGAGCGGGGGGACCCCTGATGGGCCCTCCTCCGTCCCCCTACGCCCGCGCCCTGTCCCGCCAGCTCAGCAGCGGCGTGTCCGAGATCAAGCAGACCCCCGAGCAGTGGAAGGTCAGCCTGGACGTCAATCACTTCTCACCCGAGGAGCTGGTGGTGAAGACCAAGGATGGGATGGTGGAGATCACAG GGAAACACGAGGAGAGGAAGGACGAGCATGGCTTCGTGTCCAGATGTTTCACCAGAAAGTACAC ACTGCCCCCTGGCACCGATGCTGAGAAGGTCTCATCCTCCCTGTCTCCAGAGGGCGTCTTAACCGTGGAGGTCCCTCTGCCCAAGCCGGCGATTCAGTCAGCCGAGGTCACCATCCCCGTGACCAAGGCTGTGAGCGAagccaagaaataa